Genomic DNA from Microbacterium neungamense:
GGTGCGACGGCTCGACTTGTGCTCGAGGTTGTGGCGCATGTTGGCCTGCTGCTTCTTGATCTTCCCGCTGCCGGTGATCTTGAAGCGCTTCTTGCTGCCCGAGTGGGTCTTCTGCTTCGGCATCTTCTCTTCCTTCGTGTGGCGCCCTGCGGGCGACGGTGGGCACCCGCTCGGCGCGGGAGTCTCAGGGGCGGATCACTCCGCGGCGGGAGCGGCGGCGCTCCCGGACTTGGCCTCGCGGGCCGCCTGCTTGTTGGCGGCGCGCTGGGCGTTCTGCTCGGCCTTGGCCTCGGACTTGTTCTTCAGCGGTGCGATGACCATGACCATGTTGCGACCGTCGATGGTCGGGTTCGACTCCACCGTGCCGAACTCGGCCACGTCCTCGGCGAACTTCTTCAGCAGGCGCACGCCCTGCTCGGGACGGGACTGCTCACGGCCGCGGAACAGGATCATCGCCTTGACCTTGTCGCCCGCCTTGAGGAAGCCCTCGGCGCGCTTCAGCTTGGTCGTGTAGTCGTGAGCCTCGATCTTCAGGCGGAACCGGACCTCCTTGAGGACCGTGTTGGCCTGGTTGCGACGCGCTTCCTTCGCCTTCTGTGCGGCCTCGTACTTGAACTTGCCGTAGTCCATGATCTTGACCACGGGCGGCTTCGAGTTGGGTGCCACCTC
This window encodes:
- the infC gene encoding translation initiation factor IF-3; this translates as MPEVRLVGPGGEQIGVVAIQVALRLAQEADLDLVEVAPNSKPPVVKIMDYGKFKYEAAQKAKEARRNQANTVLKEVRFRLKIEAHDYTTKLKRAEGFLKAGDKVKAMILFRGREQSRPEQGVRLLKKFAEDVAEFGTVESNPTIDGRNMVMVIAPLKNKSEAKAEQNAQRAANKQAAREAKSGSAAAPAAE
- the rpmI gene encoding 50S ribosomal protein L35, with amino-acid sequence MPKQKTHSGSKKRFKITGSGKIKKQQANMRHNLEHKSSRRTRRLNQDQVISGNDLKVVKKLLGR